A portion of the Agrobacterium tumefaciens genome contains these proteins:
- a CDS encoding ABC transporter permease produces MAAKTSRLSRFNNLEFILGALLTVVICLAVLLSDVLFPGGAEKIDLMARLAKPFTSAAHPLGTDPLGRDVLARVVAGGKISLLVGFTSVIGAVVFGVIVGLVAGYYRGFWDMLVMRFADIQLAMPFILLAITFIAIVGGSLTNTIILLIVSQWVQYARLVRGSVLTLREREFILSARAIGVKDWRIILQHLLPNLIGPVIVLMTLNVANNILLESSLTFLGLGVDPTIPSWGGMLADGRTYLQTAWWVSVFPGLAILLTVLGLNLLGDWLRDSLDPTGRTSR; encoded by the coding sequence ATGGCTGCCAAAACCTCGCGCCTGTCGCGCTTCAACAATCTCGAATTCATCCTCGGCGCCCTGCTTACCGTCGTCATCTGCCTTGCCGTTCTTCTTTCCGACGTGCTGTTTCCGGGCGGTGCCGAAAAGATCGACCTGATGGCGCGCCTTGCCAAGCCCTTCACTAGCGCCGCCCATCCGCTCGGCACCGATCCGCTCGGCCGTGACGTACTGGCCCGTGTCGTGGCCGGCGGCAAGATTTCGCTGCTCGTCGGTTTCACCTCGGTCATCGGGGCCGTGGTCTTCGGCGTGATCGTCGGCCTGGTCGCCGGTTATTATCGCGGCTTCTGGGACATGCTGGTCATGCGCTTTGCCGATATCCAGCTCGCCATGCCCTTCATTCTCTTGGCGATCACCTTCATCGCAATTGTTGGCGGCAGCCTCACCAACACCATCATCCTCCTGATCGTCTCGCAATGGGTACAATATGCCCGTCTGGTGCGCGGCTCGGTGCTGACGCTGCGCGAACGGGAATTCATCCTGTCCGCCCGCGCCATTGGCGTGAAGGACTGGCGCATCATCCTCCAGCACCTTCTGCCGAACCTGATCGGCCCGGTCATCGTGCTGATGACGCTCAACGTCGCCAACAACATCCTGCTGGAAAGCAGCCTCACCTTCCTCGGCCTCGGTGTCGATCCGACCATTCCGAGCTGGGGCGGCATGCTGGCGGATGGCCGCACCTATCTGCAGACGGCATGGTGGGTCAGCGTCTTCCCCGGTCTTGCCATCCTTCTGACCGTGCTTGGCCTCAACCTTCTCGGTGACTGGCTGCGCGACAGCCTCGACCCCACCGGCAGAACCTCAAGGTGA